The DNA segment TGCGGCAACAAGGCCAGCACGCCGGCCACCGCCAGCCCGATATAGGCCCGGGTAACCCAGCGCCGGTGCGCCTGGACATTGCCCTTGTAAATGGATGCCACGGCCATGACGAGAACCACCAGCACCCAGGCCGATAGCAGGTGGATCCAGGACAGATGGCCCGAATGCCGGATCCAGAAGGAAGAAATGGCAGCCAGCGCCATCAGCAGCACCCAGACGCGGCCGAAAAGCCGGTGGCGCGGCGTGCCTTTCCTGGTTGCCAGCGTCAGTCCGCCCAGCAGCAGGGCGGCCAGGGCGGCGGCGAGATGGATTGCAATCGCTGGGGTAGGCATCATGACAAGTCTCCTGTAGGTAATCGGACAGGCGTATTGTCGGCAAACGCAAGGCTTGAAAAAACCGCAATGCGACGAAACGCCGTTTTCAGGGAGTGAAATGCAGGACCTGGCCGGGTGTTGTCGTTTTTTGTGGAAAATGCCGCACTCGGGGCAAAAAAATTGGATTTCGGCAATTCTCCATGAAAAAATGCACTACACTTTGTTTCTACACGACATAGCACCGGATAACTAAAAAGGATCCTTCATGACCATGAGACAGCTGCTGTTGAGCCTTGGCGTACTGACCGCCTCGATCGCCTCTCCCGCCTTCGCCCAGACTACCGCGCCGATCAAGGTCGGCATGAACTGCACTTATGAAGGCGGCTCCTCGGAGATGGGCATCAGCATGCGCGCTGCCTTGCGCATCGCCGTCAAGGAAATCAATGACGTGGGTGGCGTTGGCGGCCGCAAGATCGAGCTGGTCGAGCGCGACGACAAGGCCAAGCCGGATATCGGCGTGGCAGTGGCGGAAGACCTGGTCCACAAGGAAAAAGTGGTGGCCACCATCGGCTACTGCAATTCCGGCGTGGCAGCCAAGGCGGTGGATGTCTACCAGAAGGCCCGCGTGCCCCTGATTATCCCTG comes from the Janthinobacterium sp. 17J80-10 genome and includes:
- a CDS encoding DUF2306 domain-containing protein, with amino-acid sequence MMPTPAIAIHLAAALAALLLGGLTLATRKGTPRHRLFGRVWVLLMALAAISSFWIRHSGHLSWIHLLSAWVLVVLVMAVASIYKGNVQAHRRWVTRAYIGLAVAGVLALLPQRLLGGAVMNAIGLI